A genomic window from Bubalus bubalis isolate 160015118507 breed Murrah chromosome X, NDDB_SH_1, whole genome shotgun sequence includes:
- the ARL13A gene encoding ADP-ribosylation factor-like protein 13A has protein sequence MFRLLTSCWCHLKTTEETQRHVAIIILGLHNSGKTVLVEAFQRQLPSRSRMDSCSNSELTRLLVDIYEVSIDDLKGDMQGCEIWPNYYAQAHGLVFILDSSDLERMQEVKVILPNMLSDERVAGKPILLLANKQDKMDALTPGEIIEYLLLERRMNENKSPCRVELCSVVKQLQRRRQPIIDGLYWLLSAIGEKYEELCTRQQPLPPTIAASSSTRGFEERSPADSFATQMGMSKENRQHVGQHSVEPKPLKSILLKEGVRIRPKKNVSVTFALDEPMEEGEYSGGNGSHNTAGLHNTSGAHNIAGAGNTAGAGNIAGACITAGARIIAGARIIAGARIIAGARIISGARIIARACNTPKLRYGPSDDFQPPAPYTEDDLFECKAGTLIS, from the exons ATGTTCCGGCTTCTGACCTCCTGCTGGTGTCATCTAAAGACAACTGAAGAGACCCAAAG ACATGTAGCCATCATCATCCTTGGACTGCACAACTCAGGGAAAACTGTTCTTGTGGAGGCGTTCCAGAGAC AACTCCCTAGTAGGAGTAGGATGGACAGTTGTTCAAACTCTGAACTAACCAGACTCCTGGTGGATATTTATGAAGTTTCCATCGATGATCTAAAAGGAGACATGCAGGGCTGCGAAATCTGGCCAAACTACTATGCTCAGGCACATGGGCTGGTTTTTATTCTGGATTCCAGTGACTTGGAGCGCATGCAGGAAGTGAAGGTCATCTTACCCAACATGCTGTCTGATGAAAGAGTGGCTGGGAAACCCATCCTACT CCTGGCCAACAAGCAGGATAAGATGGATGCCCTGACGCCTGGTGAGATCATTGAATATCTGCTGCTGGAGAGACGAATGAATGAGAACAAGTCTCCGTGCCGAGTG GAACTTTGTTCAGTTGTCAAACAACTCCAAAGGCGCCGTCAGCCTATAATTGATGGCCTGTACTGGCTGTTATCTGCCATTGGGGAGAAATATGAAGAGCTGTGTACTCGCCAACAGCCACTGCCACCAACCATTGCAGCCTCCAGTAGCACTAGAGGATTTGAGGAAAGATCCCCAGCAGACAG CTTTGCTACCCAGATGGGAATGTCCAAAGAAAACAGACAGCATGTAGGACAACACTCAGTGGAACCTAAGCCTCTGAAGTCAATCCTGCTA AAAGAAGGTGTAAGAATAAGACCCAAGAAGAACGTATCAGTAACCTTTGCCTTAGATGAACCCATGGAGGAAGGTGAATATTCTGGGGGAAATGGATCTCATAACACTGCTGGACTGCATAACACCAGTGGAGCTCATAACATAGCTGGAGCTGGTAACACTGCTGGAGCTGGTAACATCGCTGGGGCTTGTATCACCGCTGGGGCTCGTATCATCGCTGGGGCTCGTATCATCGCTGGGGCTCGTATCATTGCTGGGGCTCGTATCATCTCTGGGGCTCGTATCATCGCAAGAGCTTGTAACACACCCAAGCTTCGCTATGGTCCAAGTGATGACTTTCAGCCCCCAGCCCCATATACTGAGGATGATCTTTTTGAATGTAAGGCTGGAACATTGATTAGTTAG